The Marasmius oreades isolate 03SP1 chromosome 11, whole genome shotgun sequence genome includes a region encoding these proteins:
- a CDS encoding uncharacterized protein (CAZy:AA9), with the protein MKFTAALLSSALLIQSASAHYIWNTLIAGSTTSTGAVRMPLSNSPVLDVTSKDITCNVNPTPATETVSVAAGSTIGFKLDNTLYHLGPATIYLGKVPSGSTAASWDGSGANWFKIAEWGATFNPFTFTDLNANQLTTTIPSTVPAGEYLVRIEQIALHVAGAPQWYISCAQVKITGGGSANPSKVSIPGWLSPSDPGLTVNIYYPIPTSYTVPGPRPFRG; encoded by the exons ATGAAGTTCACCGCTGCCCTCTTGTCTTCTGCTCTGCTGATTCAGTCGGCGTCGGCTCACT ACATCTGGAATACACTAATTGCTGGTAGCACGACCTCTACCGGGGCTGTCCGTATGCCTTTGAGCAACAGTCCTGTCCTGGATGTGACGTCCAAGGATATTACTTGCAACGTCAACCCGACGCCTGCGACAGAGACTGTGTCCGTCGCTGCCGGAAGTACGATTGGGTTCAAACTCGACAATACTCTCTATCACCTG GGACCCGCTACCATCTACCTCGGTAAAGTGCCTTCTGGAAGCACTGCCGCCTCATGGGACGGAAGTGGTGCTAACTGGTTCAAG ATTGCTGAATGGGGAGCGACATTCAATCCCTTCACATTCACCGATCTCAACGCCAACCAACTCACGACGACTATTCCTTCGACAGTTCCCGCCGGAGAG TATCTCGTCAG AATTGAGCAAATCGCTCTTCACGTCGCTGGTGCCCCGCAGTGGTACATCTCATGTGCTCAGGTCAAAATCACTGGTGGAGGCAGCGCCAACCCCTCCAAAGTCTCCATTCCTGGCTGGCTCTCTCCTTCGG ATCCTGGTCTTACCGTCAACATCTATTACCCGATACCTACTTCCTACACG GTTCCTGGACCTAGACCGTTCAGAGGATAA